From the Theileria equi strain WA chromosome 4 map unlocalized gcontig_1105316255041, whole genome shotgun sequence genome, one window contains:
- a CDS encoding conserved hypothetical protein (encoded by transcript BEWA_049570A) produces the protein MYIKILVYLCGIASTLVLANLNIIPSQVLLPRTRIYGSTVTEELLNFNVQVKLKTEHSKCVIWSIQDDGVFEIYKGQLPVEVDAKREGACSSSVIVRPVSTIEKRQDADNETSRTFIYGYDLENKARTSAELSVSGLSFIAFETRNRRISIGQVVTLKVVGYDHDRNTFTSLEGIPFEVKVENGAVLTVLGLENDPQVSTATRAAILDMPAHFPVSSGYSVCTDVLVLKGSSVGKTKLSMRVLLPEYKHVSIDDVEFIVSEHIIVEPHRLLLMPASSYKFCVSYLESAFAESEKRVVDMTNYQWSTDTELDGVKVSKDGVLTISGDCPETFFRVITRDVRTDETFGSTVSVNSPKSAGVYYSTYTSARAFFDGKFGAIGDSEDGYLDSLVAKLDESCLQNLRTGKLVKGGPDTVPTIYLLKGKKYLFDLSLFDATNYQFTSMSASTFVWKMEGSGGAALLWKSKNEKMVLLKALDEGTVDVTVDNKGGPAFSCKLNVTSSVTLRGFSEYTIVSDDQSTQFSYSTRPLVLPLGESVRLFAEGGSGDYSFSVDESHSQDLAISLDNGVLHTDSYGTAILSVHDVNNKENIFKVQVIVTHLESVHFNSLGSPLERLYVEKGKQKSVPLLVKGEISGYKPVYTDFWSDSDSLYYKFDSLDVSPRIVYNKRYIELYGLHSDLFQSKALLKGISVGKTDLDIHVPTDPSASSLVVAKDAKFSETFHAKQRVEVYEPIMLHVDPLYQLPKSLSTSTFANVQVGGKVRVLIKGGHPKVSNRATLECESGNLHIEALDKAYDIYCLGETDGEVVKLTSSGSTREYKISCKIATNVKIYPARGSHDLKSVDNSLDVYVDAPDLANFHTNKEALHVFKAVAFDANAVALVPSHNFTFSWSSSSPSLDVPSGVTIDDSICTYKADVPHTLSAHLEWKEVYDTKNTSSKMQGLLKAKKITALISGVWKKDQTKRYTHYLADEVSIVPKLPHFIHALHSGHATKMSVFYNPNVLYRFMILGGSGDFTEVATFSEPIKFSHSPTFTIGVDDLHAPSDVYGKQVIDLFSSLDLKKITDENGTLVAKYVNFTCDYPATKEVDVSDKLLLWQKSQHISLQISHVSRMGIFIREDVEGMDTEADVDAENYTLFVGRKYIVTVRGFDASGLVVAGIAPKLTSNSASISIEPILEQSLVFSRYSIKVNAPGAYNIKAELGNYSGLSQEPNGPVATSSVTVQVYKEVLPLFNSITVLPYSEGLELPFTEHNESLKMTVVSRNTAIVSAKSHGSICKFSTFGPGSTFMDITVSIGDSGSSSKSTFSIPVHVKFPEAKAEITTRNKVLTLDSAIPLMLVLDNFTPFYLATDKKCVYEWNLEGPGHFVENGDKALQGPALSNVSIYGNKEGTIFVSAKVTCDVNDSKFETVTPKISQTCQKRTDPFTDRNVCPITMAENSLYSSKWDILDVISGTENVMEMLSGDIVKTGHPGDVLIKSVRGSHHIKVDEIAQVSLQDQDVTVKRGGKQDFRILLKDEYGCPMLAPLDLSCKAFSSNSDVLRVTVMGDSVTVVGVSEGHALFYLQIYANDRNVVEGFFRANVKNSIIPQEVSVVKGSNVHHISGNTSRFFLRLNFGLASKFGLDTHDVAYAKVSEELHKLLEKVGAHLESVGEPIVETIPTEEARGAKEVVLVFPLVCKYRGGIEEFLNATNEAFSFLCGTNSLFSALESGLLPISDDDWVSGSPSIYSAGSPGTAKSEGSSVIVLDSDVKGEGHVNVYAEVSKVEFAVLDVAHPDGLVNFGTLKHSELYSPYILVSRMQTSEGFVVETTNFVVPNVHMECRFLDDIHSRIFKFVPSQHMVGHCFYPSAHLSFDTSANWEGLKEFLKIADSKIGASLQLKVSLYTTKKRDNTRQLDIPLWSSIFDWKAPQIVKFVDSQGRDVSEVCQDTLGTSIYVYPFYGRYSLHSESKHYSLRILERSGLLCIFNIANNGFHEDTRLVVKNGKQSIGTLAIRQCSTSTEKPVREIIIERTKYKGDFFSFFTISLLTLFLYLLYSVTYRNERYYEPTVPIQVERKLPNVFEKIYKGDYDNIASGEVHRKLYA, from the coding sequence ATGTACATAAAGATACTGGTATACCTCTGCGGTATAGCGAGTACGCTTGTACTTGCGAATTTGAACATCATTCCATCGCAAGTTCTTCTTCCCAGGACGAGGATTTACGGCTCCACAGTTACTGAAGAATTGCTCAATTTTAACGTGCAAGTAAAGCTAAAGACTGAACATAGCAAGTGTGTCATTTGGAGTATTCAGGATGACGGGGTTTTTGAGATTTACAAGGGTCAGCTCCCGGTGGAAGTCGACGCCAAGAGAGAGGGAGCGTGTTCGTCAAGCGTGATTGTACGACCCGTATCCACGATAGAAAAGCGTCAGGACGCGGATAACGAGACCTCCAGAACGTTTATCTACGGCTACGATCTGGAGAACAAGGCCAGGACGTCCGCAGAGCTCTCCGTCTCTGGGCTCTCATTTATAGCTTTCGAGACGAGAAACAGGAGGATATCCATTGGACAGGTTGTGACATTGAAAGTTGTTGGATATGATCACGATAGAAATACTTTTACAAGTCTAGAGGGAATACCATTTGAAGTAAAGGTAGAGAATGGTGCGGTTTTGACAGTTTTGGGTTTGGAGAATGATCCACAAGTATCCACAGCAACAAGAGCTGCAATTTTGGACATGCCTGCCCACTTTCCAGTTTCCAGTGGATACTCTGTCTGTACAGATGTACTGGTGCTCAAGGGTTCTTCCGTTGGAAAGACAAAACTTTCCATGAGGGTACTATTGCCAGAGTACAAACATGTTTCTATAGATGATGTAGAGTTTATAGTTTCTGAACACATCATCGTAGAACCTCACAGGTTGCTTTTAATGCCAGCAAGTTCCTACAAGTTTTGCGTTTCCTACCTTGAAAGCGCGTTTGCAGAATCAGAAAAAAGAGTTGTTGATATGACAAATTATCAGTGGTCCACAGACACTGAACTTGATGGAGTAAAGGTTTCAAAGGATGGCGTACTGACAATCTCTGGAGACTGCCCAGAAACTTTTTTCAGGGTGATAACCAGAGATGTCAGGACGGATGAAACTTTTGGTAGCACCGTCTCTGTGAATAGCCCAAAATCTGCCGGTGTATACTACTCTACGTATACTAGTGCTCGAGCGTTTTTTGATGGGAAATTTGGTGCTATAGGTGATTCCGAGGATGGATACTTGGACTCTCTAGTTGCCAAGCTCGATGAATCATGCCTACAGAACTTGAGGACTGGAAAGTTGGTCAAGGGAGGACCCGATACCGTTCCTACTATATATCTTTTAAAGGGAAAAAAGTACCTTTTCGATCTATCACTCTTTGATGCTACAAATTATCAGTTTACATCAATGAGTGCCTCCACTTTTGTTTGGAAGATGGAGGGTAGTGGTGGAGCCGCTCTTTTGTGGAAGTCAAAAAATGAGAAGATGGTACTTTTAAAGGCATTGGATGAAGGAACTGTTGATGTAACGGTAGATAACAAGGGTGGACCTGCATTTTCTTGCAAATTAAATGTAACGTCTTCTGTAACACTCAGAGGATTTTCCGAGTATACCATAGTTTCAGACGATCAGTCTACACAATTCAGTTACAGCACAAGGCCACTTGTGCTTCCTCTAGGTGAATCTGTACGTCTATTTGCAGAGGGAGGTTCTGGCGACTATAGCTTTTCTGTGGACGAATCACATTCTCAAGACCTGGCAATTTCCCTAGATAACGGAGTTTTGCATACTGATTCCTATGGAACAGCCATATTGTCAGTGCATGATGTAAACAACAAAGAGAATATCTTCAAAGTTCAAGTCATTGTTACACACTTGGAGTCTGTACATTTCAACTCGCTAGGGTCGCCACTGGAAAGGCTTTATGTGGAAAAGGGGAAACAAAAGTCTGTGCCTCTATTAGTAAAGGGTGAAATTTCAGGATACAAGCCAGTGTATACAGATTTTTGGAGTGATTCAGATTCTCTATACTACAAGTTTGACTCTTTGGACGTTTCTCCTAGAATTGTGTACAACAAAAGATACATTGAACTTTATGGACTCCACTCTGACCTTTTCCAGAGCAAAGCTTTACTAAAGGGTATTTCTGTTGGGAAGACTGATCTGGATATTCATGTTCCAACAGATCCTAGCGCGTCGTCTCTTGTAGTTGCGAAAGATGCCAAGTTTTCAGAGACCTTCCATGCCAAACAACGTGTGGAAGTCTATGAACCAATTATGCTTCATGTTGACCCCCTTTATCAACTCCCTAAATCCCTTTCAACCAGCACCTTTGCAAATGTTCAAGTGGGAGGCAAGGTACGTGTTCTCATAAAGGGTGGTCACCCAAAGGTATCAAACCGGGCTACTTTGGAATGTGAGAGTGGAAACCTCCATATAGAGGCGCTTGATAAGGCGTATGATATATACTGTTTGGGAGAAACTGATGGTGAAGTTGTAAAACTCACATCTTCAGGATCCACAAGGGaatacaaaatatcatGCAAGATCGCTACAAACGTCAAGATTTATCCAGCAAGGGGTTCTCATGATCTCAAAAGTGTTGACAATAGTTTGGATGTATATGTTGATGCTCCTGATCTCGCAAATTTCCATACAAACAAGGAGGCATTGCATGTATTCAAGGCTGTTGCGTTTGATGCAAATGCCGTAGCACTTGTACCATCTCACaactttacattttcttggtcttcatcatctccatctCTTGATGTTCCATCCGGAGTAACCATTGACGATTCTATATGCACATACAAGGCTGATGTTCCACACACCTTGTCTGCCCATTTGGAGTGGAAGGAAGTTTATGATACAAAAAATACTAGTTCAAAGATGCAAGGACTTTTAAAAGCTAAAAAGATTACAGCACTCATATCTGGAGTCTGGAAAAAGGATCAAACAAAGCGCTACACACATTATTTGGCTGACGAAGTTTCTATTGTCCCCAAACTTCCTCACTTTATCCATGCACTTCATTCTGGACATGCTACAAAAATGTCAGTATTCTATAATCCAAATGTTTTATACCGCTTCATGATACTTGGTGGCTCTGGGGATTTTACAGAAGTTGCAACCTTTTCAGAGCCAATAAAATTTTCTCATTCACCAACTTTTACGATTGGTGTAGATGATCTTCATGCTCCGAGTGATGTTTATGGGAAACAGGTTATAGACTTGTTTAGCAGTCTGGATTTAAAAAAGATTACGGATGAAAACGGTACACTGGTTGCAAAATATGTCAATTTTACATGCGACTATCCAGCCACAAAGGAGGTTGACGTTTCTGACAAGCTTCTGCTATGGCAAAAGTCTCAGCATATTTCGCTCCAGATTTCACACGTTTCGAGAATGGGCATTTTCATACGCGAGGACGTTGAAGGCATGGATACGGAGGCTGATGTAGATGCAGAAAACTACACACTGTTTGTTGGAAGAAAATACATTGTAACTGTGCGTGGCTTTGATGCGAGTGGACTAGTGGTTGCTGGAATTGCCCCAAAACTCACGAGTAACAGCGCCTCAATATCGATTGAACCAATTTTGGAACAGTCTCTTGTATTTTCCAGATATTCCATAAAGGTAAACGCTCCAGGTGCATACAACATAAAGGCTGAACTTGGAAATTATTCCGGATTATCCCAGGAGCCAAATGGACCAGTGGCAACATCTTCTGTCACTGTACAAGTTTACAAGGAGGTTCTACCACTTTTCAACTCAATAACAGTCCTTCCATATTCTGAAGGTTTGGAGCTTCCCTTTACGGAACATAATgaatctttaaaaatgaCAGTTGTATCAAGGAATACCGCTATAGTATCAGCAAAGTCACATGGGTcaatttgcaaatttagCACATTTGGACCAGGATCAACTTTTATGGACATTACTGTCTCTATAGGAGATTCTGGATCATCCAGCAAATCCACATTTTCAATCCCTGTACACGTAAAGTTCCCAGAAGCTAAAGCGGAGATTACTACTAGGAACAAGGTGCTAACCCTCGACTCTGCCATTCCATTGATGCTTGTACTGGATAACTTTACACCATTTTACCTCGCAACGGATAAAAAATGTGTCTACGAGTGGAACTTGGAGGGTCCTGGACATTTTGTGGAGAATGGAGACAAAGCTCTACAGGGACCTGCTCTAAGCAACGTTTCAATATACGGTAACAAGGAAGGAACGATTTTCGTCTCTGCAAAGGTTACATGTGATGTAAATGACTCCAAGTTTGAGACGGTCACACCAAAAATATCCCAGACTTGCCAAAAACGTACGGATCCATTTACGGATAGAAACGTCTGTCCCATTACAATGGCTGAGAATTCTCTCTACTCGTCAAAGTGGGATATTCTAGACGTTATTTCTGGAACGGAGAATGTTATGGAGATGCTATCTGGGGATATCGTCAAGACTGGTCACCCTGGTGACGTCctcattaaatctgtaCGTGGATCACATCACATAAAGGTGGATGAGATTGCACAAGTTTCGTTGCAAGATCAGGATGTTACTGTAAAGAGAGGCGGTAAGCAGGATTTTAGGATTCTGCTAAAGGATGAGTATGGATGCCCAATGCTAGCTCCATTGGATTTATCGTGCAAGGCCTTTTCGAGCAACTCTGACGTTTTACGCGTGACAGTCATGGGAGATTCTGTTACAGTTGTGGGTGTTTCTGAAGGTCATGCTCTCTTTTATCTGCAAATTTATGCCAATGATAGAAATGTTGTAGAGGGATTCTTTAGAGCCAATGTCAAAAACTCTATAATTCCTCAAGAGGTTTCCGTTGTAAAGGGGTCAAACGTTCATCACATTTCTGGAAACACTAGCAGATTTTTCCTTCGCTTAAATTTTGGACTTGCATCAAAGTTTGGTCTTGATACCCATGATGTGGCGTACGCAAAGGTCTCTGAAGAGCTCCACAAGTTGTTGGAAAAGGTTGGAGCCCATCTGGAGAGCGTTGGAGAACCAATTGTAGAAACTATCCCAACAGAAGAAGCTAGAGGTGCAAAGGAAGTTGTTTTGGTATTCCCACTTGTTTGCAAGTATAGAGGAGGTATTgaagaatttttaaatgctACAAACGAGgccttttccttcttgtGCGGGACAAACTCTCTCTTTTCTGCACTAGAGTCTGGACTCTTACCAATCAGTGATGATGACTGGGTATCTGGCTCTCCGTCCATCTATTCTGCAGGATCTCCGGGAACCGCAAAGAGCGAGGGTAGCTCTGTGATTGTTCTAGACTCTGATGTAAAGGGAGAAGGACATGTTAATGTCTATGCTGAAGTGTCCAAGGTAGAATTTGCAGTTTTGGATGTCGCTCACCCTGATGGGCTCGTCAACTTTGGTACTCTGAAACACTCCGAGTTGTATAGCCCATATATATTGGTATCTAGGATGCAGACATCTGAGGGGTTTGTTGTGGAGACTACAAACTTTGTAGTCCCAAATGTGCACATGGAATGTAGGTTCCTGGACGACATCCATTCGAGAATCTTCAAATTTGTGCCGTCCCAACACATGGTTGGTCATTGCTTTTATCCATCAGCACATTTGTCATTTGACACATCTGCCAATTGGGAGGGACTTaaggaatttttaaaaattgcAGACTCGAAAATTGGTGCAAGTTTGCAATTAAAGGTTTCCCTATACACCACTAAAAAGAGGGATAACACTCGTCAATTGGATATTCCACTTTGGAGCTCAATATTTGACTGGAAAGCTCCTCAAATTGTTAAATTTGTAGACTCACAGGGTAGAGATGTGAGCGAAGTGTGCCAGGATACTCTTGGTACATCCATTTACGTTTACCCATTTTATGGAAGATACAGCCTCCACTCAGAGAGCAAACACTATAGCCTGCGCATTTTAGAACGATCAGGGCTCTTGTGTATATTCAATATCGCAAACAATGGTTTTCATGAGGACACTAGACTCGTtgtaaagaatggtaaaCAGAGCATTGGAACACTAGCAATACGCCAGTGCTCTACAAGTACAGAAAAACCTGTACGTGAAATCATTATCGAAAGAACGAAATACAAGGGTGACTttttttccttctttacAATATCGCTACTCACCTTGTTCCTTTACCTCTTGTATTCTGTAACGTATAGAAACGAGAGGTACTATGAACCAACTGTACCAATCCAGGTTGAGAGGAAGCTTCCCAATGtctttgaaaagatttaCAAGGGTGATTATGACAATATCGCAAGTGGTGAAGTACACAGGAAACTTTATGCATAG
- a CDS encoding hypothetical protein (encoded by transcript BEWA_049580A) produces the protein MAALIPPQVTIKLSENQNVNKDGEQGKITYGEPVTGSTTRITITVTKSPYPTYQGSTANFYRYRHALETRGTKPFKLLAVHGDENSPINIAHDIGQYITSVSAYYWKDKSKEAILVEVVTTNHLGAHTYYYGKKDGNIWTPLSGNPGPQPTPLVPDDLEKKLDDLVCQHYKAVTLDLSSKNSKTYTNDDNKNNKYCCSYHNPNGDKNDGRIAVNKGSVSCKVTNHDPSQAHPSSAPFFKHEITSDGGLRVSAIKYYPNSSGPRRRINIPGLENFQNGSLFLYVFHCTGEAPILIYVEGGGHTVDKRWFKKPASSNGKDENWEALDDLNNITLGEQPNAIDCEKYKRLVEELKCSNHKDCPLSQNGPPQPPPPVGEKNLEEDKREDGEPEDDEEVTSTDSSWDLKTILGPIFGTGAPVGGGAYAGWHVYTRYFLDALVRLI, from the coding sequence ATGGCAGCACTAATTCCGCCACAAGTAACCATTAAGCTCTCAGAAAACCAAAATGTGAATAAAGATGGTGAACAAGGAAAAATAACTTATGGTGAACCTGTTACCGGAAGTACTACTAGGATTACCATTACTGTCACAAAATCTCCCTATCCTACTTATCAAGGATCTACTGCGAACTTCTACAGGTACAGACATGCTCTTGAGACTAGAGGAACAAAACCATTCAAACTTTTGGCAGTCCATGGCGATGAAAATAGTCCTATAAATATAGCTCATGATATCGGTCAGTATATAACCTCTGTttctgcttattactggaaggatAAATCTAAGGAGGCTATATTGGTAGAAGTTGTCACTACAAATCATCTGGGTGCACATACCTATTACTACGGtaaaaaggatggtaaTATCTGGACTCCACTTTCTGGAAATCCAGGTCCTCAACCTACTCCACTTGTACCTGATGATCTTGAGAAGAAACTGGATGATCTAGTTTGCCAACATTACAAAGCAGTTACTTTGGATTTATCCTCTAAGAATTCTAAGACTTATAcaaatgatgataataagAATAACAAGTACTGTTGTAGTTACCACAATCCCAATGGTGATAAGAATGATGGCAGGATCGCTGTTAACAAAGGATCAGTTTCTTGTAAAGTAACTAATCATGACCCAAGTCAAGCACATCCTAGCTCTGCTCCATTCTTCAAACATGAGATAACTTCTGACGGTGGGTTGAGAGTTTCCGCTATCAAGTACTATCCAAATAGTTCTGGTCCGAGAAGGagaataaatattcctGGCCTTGAAAATTTCCAAAACGGTTCACTCTTTCTCTACGTTTTTCACTGTACGGGGGAAGCTCCAATTCTCATATATGTTGAAGGTGGAGGCCATACGGTTGATAAAAGGTGGTTTAAAAAGCCTGCTAGTAGTAatggtaaagatgaaaattGGGAGGCCTTGGATGACCTCAATAACATAACACTGGGGGAACAACCTAATGCTATAGACtgtgaaaaatataaaagaCTTGTTGAAGAACTTAAATGTAGCAACCATAAAGATTGCCCTTTATCTCAAAATGGACCTCCTCAACCACCACCTCCTGTTGGAGAAAAAAATCTTGAAGAGGATAAAAGGGAAGATGGTGAACCTGAAGATGACGAAGAAGTCACTTCTACTGACTCTTCTTGGGATCTAAAGACTATTCTTGGGCCCATATTTGGAACAGGAGCTCCTGTCGGTGGAGGCGCCTATGCAGGATGGCATGTTTATACTAGGTATTTCCTTGACGCTTTGGTACGCTTAATATGA
- a CDS encoding hypothetical protein (encoded by transcript BEWA_049590A) — protein MTAQPQVTVKLSVKPNSDSKPENYIDGRNLTIEVTRSLYPSDRGSTANFYEYKYALKTGGKEFTLLKVLGDSGKHIQLILPEEQNSIPNVTSVHAYYWKYNNGLGNTPGKVLLIGVTTESDGTKYYVKSSGSPKWHRFNFGYLLKQSLTPEDLEKKLDDLNCKRNKAIAINLYFVVPQSHFSGGNKYCCYYHYHRGTEKVSVESKTISCTQPDHSSNIISYQKHSITDSKYTLADIKYHEKGGRTGKRTRITASELGFPIKGPLTVSAFYRQENDPKLICIKYGNFKVEWYKKGGDDSQWTRVQGISKDPENIKDCNGSDFKALVNALTGSEKHESHSQLASHSVNTIITTFPVLLPEFTAEARKAPSDDESEGNGLSTEAIIGISAASVGGTGLGGLAVWKGPAILARLIARL, from the coding sequence ATGACAGCCCAACCACAAGTAACAGTTAAGCTTAGTGTAAAGCCAAATAGTGATAGCAAGCCTGAAAATTATATTGATGGCAGAAATCTTACCATTGAGGTCACCAGATCTTTATATCCTAGTGACAGAGGATCTACTGCAAACTTCTACGAGTACAAATATGCCCTGAAAACTGGAGGGAAAGAGTTCACGCTCCTAAAAGTACTAGGTGATAGTGGCAAACACATTCAACTAATTCTTCCTGAAGAACAGAACAGTATTCCCAACGTCACCTCAGTTCAtgcttattactggaagtACAACAATGGCCTTGGTAACACACCCGGTAAGGTTCTCTTGATAGGAGTTACCACTGAATCAGATGGAACTAAGTATTATGTCAAGAGTAGTGGTAGTCCTAAATGGCATCGGTTTAATTTCGGTTATCTTCTCAAACAGTCTCTTACACCTGAGGACCTTGAGAAAAAGCTTGACGACCTTAACTGTAAACGTAATAAGGCTATCGCTATAAATCTTTACTTTGTTGTACCTCAGAGTCATTTCAGTGGTGGAAATAAGTACTGTTGCTATTACCATTACCACAGAGGTACTGAAAAGGTATCCGTTGAGTCAAAGACAATTTCCTGTACACAACCGGATCACAGCTCAAATATCATTTCATATCAAAAACATTCAATTACCGATAGCAAATATACTCTTGCTGACATTAAGTACCACGAAAAAGGTGGACGTACTGGTAAAAGAACTAGAATAACTGCTTCTGAGTTGGGTTTTCCCATTAAAGGCCCTCTCACTGTATCTGCATTTTATCGTCAAGAGAATGATCCCAAGCTAATCTGTATTAAATACGGAAACTTTAAGGTTGAGTGGTACAAGAAAGGTGGTGATGATTCTCAGTGGACAAGGGTCCAGGGTATATCAAAGGATCCAGAAAACATTAAAGACTGTAATGGAAGCGACTTTAAAGCACTTGTTAACGCACTAACAGGTTCTGAAAAGCATGAGTCTCATTCTCAACTAGCTTCTCATTCGGTTAATACTATTATTACTACTTTTCCTGTTCTTCTTCCCGAATTTACTGCTGAAGCTCGTAAAGCCCCTTCTGACGATGAATCTGAGGGTAATGGACTTTCAACGGAAGCAATAATAGGAATATCTGCTGCAAGTGTAGGTGGAACAGGGTTGGGTGGTCTCGCTGTGTGGAAGGGACCTGCTATACTTGCACGACTAATTGCTCGTCTGTAA
- a CDS encoding hexose transporter, putative (encoded by transcript BEWA_049600A), giving the protein MSKRTQPQLIVGMTIASLLALSFGFATANLNICKDFMIVELEWCKGSDTIECSKAAILGGIVNGAVFAGAALGSLLMGFIAKYGRRVNMTLISSLYIAGSTMIATAHCFNCLLIGRIACGVAIGLSGIVPMFITEICPSESRGFFGIIYPACITFGQFASCAFQLSHGYVLGAKSVDVTIPFLDKFLWRFCQMFPAFFSAIALVLLRVSFTMSTPHELVEKGKTDEAKAVIEKLHGPERVDEVYEEIDRNLEVAKATPNISFIQAVKNKTYRVAIMHGIILAIFQHLTGIAILTSNTAKMFTVMLGRTYNAVVLSCSITLLNTLITIFQVPFLDKFGRRTFFLTSISIFTVFSTLPALSKLIDAKAAWSGWVSVTGAIGFVFGFALGMGGVFWVYIPEMYSPEYKNGAFSVTVFANWTTACLMLSTSDILLSWSEKFVYIMIFVFSVINFLHVYFFIKETKGLPIGKAYS; this is encoded by the coding sequence ATGTCGAAAAGGACTCAGCCACAGTTGATAGTTGGCATGACGATTGCGTCACTGTTAGCCCTGAGCTTCGGGTTCGCCACAGCGAATTTGAACATTTGCAAGGATTTTATGATTGTGGAGCTCGAGTGGTGTAAAGGCTCTGATACTATTGAATGCAGTAAAGCGGCCATACTTGGAGGTATTGTCAACGGGGCGGTCTTTGCAGGGGCAGCTTTGGGGTCACTTCTCATGGGATTCATTGCAAAGTACGGGCGAAGGGTAAACATGACTTTGATATCCTCCCTATACATTGCCGGTTCTACGATGATTGCCACTGCGCATTGTTTTAATTGTCTTCTAATTGGACGCATAGCCTGTGGCGTTGCCATTGGTTTGTCTGGCATCGTTCCAATGTTCATTACCGAGATTTGCCCCTCGGAGTCTAGAGGCTTCTTTGGCATAATTTACCCTGCATGCATCACATTTGGGCAGTTTGCGTCCTGCGCATTTCAACTTTCACATGGCTACGTTCTTGGTGCAAAGAGTGTGGATGTTACGATCCCGTTTCTTGACAAGTTTTTGTGGCGCTTCTGCCAAATGTTCCCCGCCTTCTTTTCAGCAATTGCTCTGGTCCTCCTCAGAGTTTCATTCACAATGTCCACACCTCACGAACTCGTGGAAAAGGGAAAGACCGATGAGGCGAAGGCGGTCATTGAGAAGCTCCACGGACCTGAAAGGGTGGATGAGGTCTACGAGGAGATCGATCGTAACCTCGAGGTTGCCAAGGCTACACCAAAcatttcattcattcaaGCGGTAAAAAACAAGACGTATAGAGTAGCCATCATGCATGGCATCATCTTGGCTATCTTCCAACATCTTACGGGCATTGCAATATTGACCTCAAATACCGCCAAGATGTTCACCGTTATGCTCGGTCGTACGTACAATGCGGTTGTACTGTCCTGCAGTATTACACTCCTTAATACCCTAATAACAATTTTTCAAGTCCCCTTTCTGGACAAGTTTGGGAGGAGGACATTTTTCCTCACCAGTATCTCTATCTTCACGGTATTCTCAACACTACCCGCACTCTCCAAGCTGATTGATGCAAAGGCTGCGTGGTCTGGGTGGGTCTCTGTTACTGGAGCAATCGGTTTCGTCTTTGGTTTTGCGTTGGGCATGGGGGGTGTATTTTGGGTTTACATACCGGAAATGTACTCCCCCgaatacaagaatggagcCTTTTCTGTCACAGTCTTTGCCAACTGGACTACCGCCTGCCTGATGCTTAGTACCTCTGACATCCTGCTCTCGTGGTCTGAgaagtttgtctatatcaTGATCTTCGTCTTTTCGGTCATTAACTTTTTACACGTTtactttttcatcaaagaGACCAAGGGGCTTCCCATTGGCAAGGCTTACAGTTGA